A region of the Dickeya chrysanthemi NCPPB 402 genome:
CCAGCACCGCCAGTAGCAATGTCGGCGGCAAATTGGTCGCCAGCAGGTCGCTGACCGGTAACCCGGCCTGCAACGACAGCCCGAAGTCGCCGTGCAGCAGGCGCGACAGCGACGCGGCGTACTGGGTCAGCAACGGCACATCGGCGCCGTAGGCCAGCCGCAGTTCAGCTATCTGGCCGGCGCTTAACCCCAGTTCCGGACTCATGAATTTGATCAGTACCGCGTCGCCCGGCAGCGCCTGTAGCAGGATGAACGACAGAGTAAATGCCGCCCACAGCACCAGCAGCGCCTGCCCTAGGCGTGTCGCCAGATAGGTTATCCGCACGTTTTGCCCTCCGTCGTCGATTCGCCCGGTTACTTGTCCAACCAGGTGTTGTAGAAACTGGGGCGGCCCACGGCTTCAAAGCCGATCCCTTTGGTGGCGGCGCGCCCGGCGAACACCTGCGGTTCTTCAAAAATCGGAATCACATACGCCTGATCGATCAGGTAGTTCTGTACTTCGCCCACCAGCGCCAGCCGTTTGCTGCGATCGGTAGCGGAAGCGATGCCGTCCAGCAGCGTGTTGAGGTGTGCGTCTTCAAAGGTTTTCACCTTGTCGCTGGCGCCGCCTTTTTGCAGCAGCACGTTGCGCAGCGTCGGGTAGTACTGGCTTTTCAGCACATCCGGGTCGGCGCGTCCTACCATGCCCGGCGACACACCGGTTTTCAGCGGGTCAAGACTGTCGAGGGTTTTGGTGCCCGCGTCGCCCGCCAGTACGTTCAGTTTCACGCCCACTTTGGCCCACTGTTGCGCCACCAGTTGCAGCATCTCCTTGTTCTGCGGCTGCGGCGGCGATTCGTAAGCGGTCAGCACCAGCGGCTGGCCGTCTTTCTGGCGGACGCCTTGCGCGCCGGTTTTCCAGCCCGCGTCGTCCAGCAGGCGGGCGGCGGCGGCCGGGTCGAACGTCAGCTTATCGGAGAGGTTGACGTAGCCGGCGGCGGTTTTCGCCAGCACCGATGTCGCCTGCGGGTAGTTATCGGAGTAGAGCGTCTGGATGATTTCTTTCGGGTTGGTGGCGTAACGCAGCGCCTGACGCACGCGGATATCCGCCACCAGCGGGTTATCCGGGCGGAAGTTGACGCTGTTATTCACGCCGCGAGTCGGTGCGGCGTAGATGCGGATGCCTTCGCTCTGCACCCGTTTTTCGTCATAGGCCTGAATCTGACGGATGAAGTCCGCCTGACCGGACACCAGCGCGCCGATGCGCACGCTGTCTTCCGGCGTCACCAGATAGGTGATGCTGTCCAGATAAGGGCGGCCCTGATGCGTGAATTTCACCGGCGCCCAGTGGTAATCCTTACGCGCTGTCAGTCTCAGTTCACGCCCCGGTTTCTCGCTGCTGACCACAAACGGGCCGGAGCCGATGATGCGAGTGGCGTCGCCCAACTGGTTGAAGTTGCGCGCCAGCGTGCTCAGCGATACCAGTCCGGAGCCGATGGCAGCGGTGCCTTGCAGAAAGCCGGGCGACGGTTTTTTGAAGTAGAACTTCACCGTCAGCGGGTCGATCACTTCGCTGCGCTGGTAGTTGTTGATCACTTCGGAAACCGGCTGGTTCAGTTCCTTGTTACCCAGCCCGTAAGTGTCGAAATTTTTGGCGACGGCGTTGGCGTCCAGCGGTGAGCCGTCAGAGAAGGTAACGCCGGGACGCAGTCTGAACGTGTATTCGGTGCTGTCGGCGTTGATAGTCCAGGATTCGGCGATCCAGGGTTCGATGTCCAGCGTTTCTGGGTTCTGATAAGTCAGCTTGTCGGTAATTTGGTTGAGGATGCCGCCATTAGGATAAAAACCGCCTGCCGGCGGATACAAATTGGTGTGTGGCTGTTGTTCAAGATAGATCAAGGTGCCGCCGATTTTAGGCGACGCGTCGGCGGCCAGCGCCTGTGCGCTATTCCCCAGTAGCGCCAATAAAACAAGCAGACCCATTCCCCGCTTCTGCCGAGCGTTCAAGAAACCAGACATGGTTTTTTCCTTTTAGTTATCAGAGTGATGCCAGCCATTGTGCAGGTGATGTCAGGGCTGGAAAAAGGCTGTTATACGAAAGGGATACTTCCACAGGCATGGCAAAACCACAAAGTACAAAACCGGCAATAAATATTTGCTTTTGGGGTAAGTAAAGGCGGACAGGCGAGAGGAGGATATGGCGATTTTTACTTCATCATGTGCGTGTTGCCGCACGCCAAGTGTTGGGGTGCGGCACCGAGTGTGGCGCGTCTGTTTCGGGGTGTCAGACGCCGCCTTCTTGTCGCGCCCGCTCCACCTCTTCGGCGAGAATAGCGACGCCTTGCTCGATTTTTTCCGGCTCCGGCACGTAGTTCATGCGCAGGCACTGGTGAGCGTGCGGCCATTCCTGTTCCAGACCGGGGAAGAAGTAATGGCCTGGCACCATTAGCACGCCGCGCTGTTTCAGCCGCTGGTACAGCGCCTCAGTGGTGATAGGCAGGTCTTTGAACCACAGCCACAGGAAAATCGCTCCTTCCGGTTTGTGGATCAGGCACACTTCCGGCGGCAGGTAACGACGAATAATGGCGATGGTCTGCTCCACCCGCTGGCGGTAGAACGGCCGCACTACGTCGTTGGACAACCGCAGCAGGTCGCCACGCTGAATCATCTCGTGCGCCAGTGCCGGGCCGATGGAACCGGGCGCCAGACTGACGATGCCGTTCATGTTGCCGAGTGCTTCGATAACGTGTTCCGATCCGATCACGATGCCGCAGCGCGAACCGGGCAAGCCGAGCTTGGACAGGCTCATGCACAGGATAATGTTCGGGTTCCACAGCGGCGTGGCGTCGCTGAAAATAATGCCGGGGAACGGTACGCCGTAGGCGTTGTCGATCACCAGCGGAATCTGATGTTCGCGGGCCAGCGCGTCCAGATGCAGCAGTTCCTCGTCGGTCAGTACGTTGCCGGTGGGGTTGGTGGGCCGCGAGACGCAAATCATGCCGATATCGTCGGTGATGCGCAGTTGCTCGAAGTCGACGTGGTATTTGAATTGCCCGGCGGGCAGTAGCTCGATCTGCGGGCGAACGGAGACGAACATGTCCTCATCCAGTCCGGAATCGGCATAACCGATGTATTCCGGCGCCAGCGGGAACAGTACCCGACGGCGTTGGCCGTCATCGGTTTGGCCGGCGAACAGATTAAACAGGTAGAAAAACGCGCTCTGGCTGCCGTTGGTCAGAGCAATATTCTGTGGTCCAATCTCCCAGCCGAACTGTTCGCGCAGCAGGCCGGAGAGTGAGTGCAGCAGTACATCTTTGCCTTGTGGGCCGTCGTAGTTGCACAGGGCATCGGTCAGTTTTCCTTGATCCAACAGGTCGCGACACAACTGCTGAAAGTAGTCGTCCATCGCCGGGATATGAGCCGGATTGCCGCCGCCCAGCATGATGGCACCGGGGGTGCGCAGCCCGTCGTTCAGGTCGTCCATCAGTTGGGTAATACCGGCATGGCGGGTAAATTTGTTGCCGAAACGGGAAAAGTTCATAGTTTGTCAATAAAGGGTGAAGCACAGGTAAACCGACACCTTAGCGTGCGTGCCGTGCCGGTGCAATCACGGCGGAAATACCATCACCTTGTTTTTAACTATATATTTTTGTTATGCCGGAGTATTACTCTAGAATATTGATTTGCCGCTTCAGCCTCTTCTTTCTGAAAGGCACAGAAAGCTGAACGCGCGTCAGCTTTTATCTGATCTTGATCGCGTTTTTTATGCAAAACCGTTAGCGATACTTAAATAGATTGTGATGAATCATGCAAATCTGATGTGAAAAAAAGGCCATTGGTTATCTGGTGATTGCAGTCACATTCTCCCGTCAGTTGGATTT
Encoded here:
- a CDS encoding TIGR04028 family ABC transporter substrate-binding protein, which encodes MSGFLNARQKRGMGLLVLLALLGNSAQALAADASPKIGGTLIYLEQQPHTNLYPPAGGFYPNGGILNQITDKLTYQNPETLDIEPWIAESWTINADSTEYTFRLRPGVTFSDGSPLDANAVAKNFDTYGLGNKELNQPVSEVINNYQRSEVIDPLTVKFYFKKPSPGFLQGTAAIGSGLVSLSTLARNFNQLGDATRIIGSGPFVVSSEKPGRELRLTARKDYHWAPVKFTHQGRPYLDSITYLVTPEDSVRIGALVSGQADFIRQIQAYDEKRVQSEGIRIYAAPTRGVNNSVNFRPDNPLVADIRVRQALRYATNPKEIIQTLYSDNYPQATSVLAKTAAGYVNLSDKLTFDPAAAARLLDDAGWKTGAQGVRQKDGQPLVLTAYESPPQPQNKEMLQLVAQQWAKVGVKLNVLAGDAGTKTLDSLDPLKTGVSPGMVGRADPDVLKSQYYPTLRNVLLQKGGASDKVKTFEDAHLNTLLDGIASATDRSKRLALVGEVQNYLIDQAYVIPIFEEPQVFAGRAATKGIGFEAVGRPSFYNTWLDK
- a CDS encoding valine--pyruvate transaminase; the protein is MNFSRFGNKFTRHAGITQLMDDLNDGLRTPGAIMLGGGNPAHIPAMDDYFQQLCRDLLDQGKLTDALCNYDGPQGKDVLLHSLSGLLREQFGWEIGPQNIALTNGSQSAFFYLFNLFAGQTDDGQRRRVLFPLAPEYIGYADSGLDEDMFVSVRPQIELLPAGQFKYHVDFEQLRITDDIGMICVSRPTNPTGNVLTDEELLHLDALAREHQIPLVIDNAYGVPFPGIIFSDATPLWNPNIILCMSLSKLGLPGSRCGIVIGSEHVIEALGNMNGIVSLAPGSIGPALAHEMIQRGDLLRLSNDVVRPFYRQRVEQTIAIIRRYLPPEVCLIHKPEGAIFLWLWFKDLPITTEALYQRLKQRGVLMVPGHYFFPGLEQEWPHAHQCLRMNYVPEPEKIEQGVAILAEEVERARQEGGV